AAGAATTTGTAATGGCAGTGTTCTTTGATGTTGAGAAGGCTTATGATATGGTATGGAAAGAGGGTTTAATGATTAAAAGTAGATGAAATGGGATaacttaaataacttttaattggattacaacattttttgtttgataaatatatttagttaGAGATGGGAACAACAATATCAAGCAGGTATAACGTAGATAACGGGACTCCTCAGGGCAGTTTGATCAGCCCCATACTTTTTTCCATCATGATTAATGATGTGTTCTCAAACCCAAGTTCCGATATTGGAATACTAGTATTTGCTGATGATGAAACTGCTAAAGAAActggaaataatacaaaaatcaGGCACTGAGATTATGTTGTGGGGCTATTAAGACTTCTCCAACTATAGCTGTCCAAGTGGAGATGGGAGAAAAGCCGCTGAATCTTAGGAACAAACAACTAATGCTAAATTACTGAGCAAACCTACAAGGACACAAGGAAGAAGATCCCCCAACTGTGAGGGCCCTTAGACCATAAGCAAAGGCAATACTCTGACCCACACTCCACaacagtaggtggcggtaatgcacctttaACGTACGGTGCCTCCGCCgttaaacaaaagaaagagaagcagcagcagcagctagcagcagcagctagcgGCAGGAAGAACATGTCTAAAACTTCAAGAGAAGAAACGGAGGAGTTAGATCAGAAAGTCAAGAGGGTGACGTGTGACAGTGAGGACAATGGAGGAGAGACTCTTCTGAGTGGGTTTCAAACATCCAGCGTGTTGAGCGACTCTGCCCGAGAGAAGATCTTATTCATCCATGGAAAGGTATGCTGGTTGTAAAGGCAGCTCACTTTGCTCTGCTGCTAGAGGGAGTGTAACTCAGCCTGACTGCGATAAAAGAGACAAGGACAAGTTCAAGACAGGAGGGGAATTgtatttcattgttattttcattcaaatcGGCCTGAGAAGCGGGAAACATAGGCTTTTCCGGATTTGagatttcataataaaagcacTGTGGATGCCTGATTGTTAGGATTTACTGAATCGTGACGGTGGGATTACAAAAGGACTCGTGTGTATTGATTTATCTATTCAGTAAAACTAGTCTCATTAGGATCTGAGGCAGAAAAGTGAAACTGTTGACGGTGTCATCTTCAGCTGGATGATCAGAAGGCTGTGGTGATTCTGGAGAAGACTCCCATCAGAGAAGACACCCTGACTGACCTCTTCACCAACTCCACACTGAAGCTGGAGATGAGAAACGACATTTACAGCACGTACTGGATGCaggcccccccccacctcaacCGTATGATCCCACATTGCTGAAGATCTTTGAATATGGCTGCCACTTGATCCGGGTACAGGAAAACCAgatgacctgtgtgtgtgtgtgtttttttttgcagagatCAAGACCACTGTGGTGTGTCCAGCCACAGAGAAGCATGTGAAGAAATACCAGCGTCAGGAGAGTTTTCTGGTGGAGGAGTCGGGGGCGGACTATGAGTCCATCACTCTGCCCTACATTCAGAAGCAGAGTTTCAGCGTGCAGGTCAGTCTCCTGAGGTTATCATTTCCTGTGTTCACTTTCACATGTGCAGCActgactgtttgtttttgccacCGCATCAGTGGGTGTACAACATCCTGGAGAAGAAGGCAGAGGCCGAGAGGATCACTTATGAAGATCCGGACCCGGAGGTCGGCTTCGTCCTCCTCCCTGATTTCAAATGGGACCAAAAACAGGTGAGAGACCTCAGGAGAAACAAACAGCATTATCCCTCcttgtgacatttttctttagttttctctttcttttattctgatCACCATGAGCTGATGTGGAGCCTCAGCTACTCTCTCTGGGGtccacacaaatatataaaaacacaaataaaacatgatatcaGTTAATACACCTAAAGATAAACAACTGTGATattaaaatcagaaaaaaatattatactAGCAATTCTTTCTGGATACATACTACTCGTATGATACTAGCCTACAATATCTGTATTCATATGTATTATACTATATAAATCAATACACATTTTGAAACttaatacatatatatgcagATATTCAAACCTATACCTGTATCTCTATACATTGACTTCTGTATAAATCAAAACATATCCAAGCATCTTCcaatatattacaatatttacattgaTGATcacatatcaaacattttactatAAACTTATTCATATCTCCTCTTTaatacataattaaatgtcccacTATGCTGCTATAAACATTTTATGGACTGAAACAGTTTCACAACAATCTGCTTTCCTCTGCAGGTAAATGATTTGTACCTGATTGCTATTGTGCACAAGAGGAACATCAAGAGTCTGAGGGACCTGACCTCCGAGCATATACCACTGCTACAGAACATCTTCCAGAGAGGAAAGGTGAGCTCACACTGATTCATGGGTTTGTCTTCCCTCAGCTTCCATAAACATGTGGGGGAGCCCTGTTATCATCATCTCCAAACAATTATGTGAAGtgatagttttcattttaaagagcTAGGATTAGATTTAGCTCCCTGAAGTAGAGAAGAGTGACCCCGGGTATGTAATTGAACATAAATTATACTTATAAAGATTGATAATATCTGATTTGTTGTGACTCAGGAGACCATCCTGAAGCAATACAACCACCCAGCCAGTAAGCTGAAAGTGTACCTGCACTACCAGCCGTCCTACTACCACCTCCATGTCCACTTCACCAAGCTGGGCTACGAGGCTCCGGGCTGTGGTGTGGAGCGCGCCCACCTCCTCGCTGATGTCATCCAGAACCTCCAGTCCGACCCAAAGTACTACAAAACTCGGACGCTGTACTTCCCCCTGAGGGCCGATGACGGACTGCTCGGCCAGTTCAAGGAGGCAGGGAGACTGTGATTTCTGAGCTCAACTTATTCACGAATTAATGAACAGTTGACAAATATTTGGATccattatttttatatgtttcatTCGGATTATTCACtattttataaatgtctttattaaaGCCcgactgtgtgtatttttggtgACGAATGCTGATACTGTTATCAGGGAGTAAAAGATTTTTCAATCtttgtttgtaatgtttttcaTATGTAAACTGActcatgtgtttttctactCAGCCTATCAATGttgtcatttgttttgaaagttttaGACGAGGAGAACACCTGAGAGGACAAAATGATATCACTGCattgacagattttttaaagtGGACAATTTAGAAgcacttttgactttttatctGTCAGTTGTCCATCGCATCTCATGATCGTGCCACAACGTAAGAGgtgcagtaaacaaaaaaatatttagacaAAGTAAGTGCTCAGATGAAGTTTCAACACTAGATGGCAGTGTTAATcctaaaatccttttttttttacagtgaaattatctttcaaacacaaactccagtTTCTGGTAAtaaactgtgttttgtgtttgtctctgtacttTTTAGTTCTGCAGCTCATGTAAACACAAGACTTTCATTTTGcatgaaacaaaatgtaacttGCTGACACATTTTTGGAGCTGAGGTACCATGTTAAATAGACTGATTGTTATAATAACAGTTCACAAACACGTATGTGAATAAACAATCCTGCTCCACTAGAGTAACAACAGAGGTtaagaaacaaactgtgacagTCAGAGCTGCTTCTTTAAGTTGTTTTGATATTTAGATAACTTCAATTTTTTGcttttcagttatttatcttgAGAGTTTGTACTTAATGTAAAGTGCTTGTTAGTCAGGATATCATTTTCTTATCTCAACTGAAATCATTTGGTTGGCGCTCTGCGGTGTGTTTATGGTGCATTCAAGTGTCACTCGTAAAAATGACTATTAAATAAAAAGACCCAAACTTTTCCATTTAGATCATTACATCCAGGGATATTATCCTGTGGGATCAGTGGAACCATAAGAAGCTACAAGATGTTAAATACAATCTGTCAAGGAAAGTCACCCATGTTAACATTACAAAAAGGCAACAATTCATTATTAAGCTTTTTCAGTTTAAGATTTTAGGGCCATTGTATCAGTTTTTTATATGATaggttcattttttattctattaacTATTGGATTGGTGAATTCCTGAGTTTTACCCCCTTTTGtgacaaatttaatttattttgttattgaaaATACTGGGAtacaattaaaatgtggttATTCAAGGTTGGTGACAGAGTTGAAAAGTCTAAAGAGTTGAACAGATTATGTTCATGTGACTGGTACTTAATTTTATGTCTCtttatatgtgtttttgtgttcttgtgtAGAAATGGACATGTTGCAAATGGTTCTAAAAAGATtccaaataaaatattaaattggCATGACATTGAAAGCATCACTAAACAAATGGATCAGAGATAAACGTTAATCTGCCAATGAACATCACAATTCTAGTTCAGTGTTCAACAACCTGCTCAGCATTTTAGTTCACTCAGTTGCGACTGAACTAATGGTAtaagaatacaaaacaaacagataaacttGAATACAAAGAattgaattaataaattaactaatgaacaaccaaacaaacaaaaaattgttttttggtaactttttaatttgtatttaaatatatggaAGAGatggtttggttttattcaaTCCGCATTTGTGGATGAAATATTTAGCCAAACTCATTTTGACGTAAAATATTTCCAAATTTCACTATATTGTAATTATCAATAGGTGCCTGAGAATCTTTATTGTCAATCCAGCTTTGTCAACATTAAAACTTTGTCTTAAAAATGTGTTGCTTGGATAAATGTCATTAAACATATTTGAAGTGAGCTGTTGTTGGGATTGGTAGAGAGAGGTAACCTGTTCTGATTCTGTCTATAATTTCAATCGGATCATCTTTCGACAGATTCTTCCTTTTTAGAGGTAAGGGGAAGTGTTCAGAGGTGAGGGTGCCTCTGgtcattttattattacacTTCGTGTCTGAAAAGTTATTTCTTCAATTGAGGAAACTGTG
The Hippoglossus stenolepis isolate QCI-W04-F060 chromosome 7, HSTE1.2, whole genome shotgun sequence genome window above contains:
- the dcps gene encoding m7GpppX diphosphatase codes for the protein MSKTSREETEELDQKVKRVTCDSEDNGGETLLSGFQTSSVLSDSAREKILFIHGKLDDQKAVVILEKTPIREDTLTDLFTNSTLKLEMRNDIYSTYWMQAPPHLNQIKTTVVCPATEKHVKKYQRQESFLVEESGADYESITLPYIQKQSFSVQWVYNILEKKAEAERITYEDPDPEVGFVLLPDFKWDQKQVNDLYLIAIVHKRNIKSLRDLTSEHIPLLQNIFQRGKETILKQYNHPASKLKVYLHYQPSYYHLHVHFTKLGYEAPGCGVERAHLLADVIQNLQSDPKYYKTRTLYFPLRADDGLLGQFKEAGRL